One window of Pirellulales bacterium genomic DNA carries:
- a CDS encoding glycosyltransferase family 2 protein, producing MIYSVALIHDGLSILPHFLQHYRDLGVDRILLGAETRAYDEAHFIAKSFDVQVAPFRQKRFNDPGNQELEELLLRLHGVEDDDYVLYLDCDEFQEYPAPLKAVVAEMDKRNIWAARGWFIDRLAPDGKFRPILPAPSLDRQFPVKCHATRNIVGGWDQKIMICRGRVRLKGGHHDTFNAMYDIEPILGAYRVHHYKWTEGVEDRMSYRGQGSTSPIYHRETESAVQIARQRGGFDLNDPRLDIE from the coding sequence ATGATCTACTCAGTTGCTTTAATCCACGATGGCTTGAGCATTCTGCCCCATTTCTTGCAGCATTATCGGGATTTGGGTGTCGATCGAATCCTGCTCGGGGCCGAGACGCGCGCTTACGACGAGGCTCACTTCATCGCCAAGAGCTTCGACGTTCAGGTGGCGCCCTTCCGGCAGAAACGATTCAACGATCCGGGCAATCAAGAGTTGGAAGAACTTCTGCTCCGATTGCACGGCGTCGAAGACGATGACTACGTTCTCTATCTCGACTGCGACGAGTTCCAAGAGTATCCGGCGCCTCTGAAAGCGGTCGTCGCCGAAATGGACAAACGGAATATCTGGGCGGCCCGCGGCTGGTTCATCGACCGGCTCGCGCCCGACGGCAAATTCCGGCCCATCCTTCCGGCACCGTCCCTCGACCGACAGTTTCCCGTGAAATGCCACGCGACGCGAAACATCGTCGGCGGCTGGGATCAGAAGATCATGATCTGCCGGGGCCGCGTGCGGCTGAAGGGGGGCCACCACGACACCTTCAATGCCATGTATGACATCGAACCGATTCTGGGCGCTTATCGCGTCCATCATTACAAATGGACCGAGGGGGTCGAGGATCGCATGAGCTATCGCGGGCAGGGATCGACATCCCCCATCTATCACCGGGAGACTGAGTCGGCGGTGCAGATCGCCCGTCAGCGCGGCGGCTTCGACTTGAACGATCCGCGTCTCGATATCGAGTGA
- the glf gene encoding UDP-galactopyranose mutase, with translation MTFDWLIVGAGLFGSVAARQLTDAGCRCLIIDRRRHTGGNVYTERVAGIDVHRYGPHIFHTNSEAIWQYVQRFGEFNHFVNRPKVRSGDKIYSFPINLLTLHQLWGVRTPAEAAAKLAAVRLPIPSPRNMEEYALSQIGEELYRLFIYGYTKKQWGREPRELPASILKRVPIRLTCDDNYYRDRFQGIPIHGYTAMIESVQHGIPLELGTNYLDDRDGWRQRARNVLYTGSLDALFDYRFGPLEYRTLRFETEVLDTADFQGNAQVNYTDAEIPFTRIVEHKHFAFGTQPQTVVTREFSSSWTLGAEPYYPLADETNRARHGQYCALADRDGICFGGRLADYQYYDMHQVIGAALCRSERWSRGVLGQHRAG, from the coding sequence TTGACTTTCGACTGGCTCATCGTGGGTGCGGGATTATTTGGCTCAGTCGCGGCGCGGCAATTGACCGACGCCGGCTGCCGCTGCTTGATCATCGACCGCCGCCGGCATACGGGCGGCAACGTCTACACCGAGCGAGTCGCCGGCATCGACGTGCATCGCTACGGGCCGCACATTTTTCACACCAACAGCGAAGCCATTTGGCAATACGTCCAGCGCTTCGGCGAGTTCAATCATTTTGTCAATCGGCCCAAGGTCCGCTCAGGGGACAAAATCTATTCGTTTCCGATCAACTTGCTCACCTTGCATCAATTGTGGGGAGTGCGGACGCCGGCCGAGGCCGCCGCCAAGCTGGCGGCAGTTCGGTTGCCGATTCCGTCGCCGCGAAACATGGAGGAGTACGCCCTCTCTCAAATTGGCGAGGAACTCTACCGGCTGTTCATTTACGGATACACCAAGAAGCAGTGGGGCCGAGAGCCGCGTGAACTGCCCGCGAGCATCCTCAAGCGCGTGCCGATCCGATTGACGTGTGACGACAACTATTATCGCGACCGGTTTCAGGGGATTCCAATTCATGGGTACACGGCGATGATCGAATCGGTGCAGCATGGAATCCCGCTTGAATTGGGCACCAACTATCTTGATGACCGAGATGGCTGGCGACAGCGGGCGAGAAACGTTTTGTACACCGGTTCGCTGGATGCGCTGTTTGACTATCGCTTCGGGCCTCTCGAATACCGCACGTTGCGCTTCGAGACGGAAGTGCTCGACACCGCCGATTTTCAGGGCAACGCCCAGGTCAATTACACTGACGCCGAGATTCCGTTTACGCGGATCGTCGAACACAAGCATTTTGCCTTTGGCACACAGCCACAGACGGTCGTCACCCGTGAGTTCTCATCCTCTTGGACGCTTGGTGCGGAGCCCTACTATCCGTTGGCCGATGAGACGAATCGCGCCCGCCATGGCCAATACTGCGCATTGGCCGACCGCGACGGAATCTGTTTTGGCGGCCGGCTGGCGGACTATCAGTATTACGACATGCACCAGGTGATTGGCGCGGCACTGTGCCGCTCGGAGCGGTGGTCGCGCGGCGTCCTTGGACAACACCGAGCAGGTTAA